The following are encoded in a window of Negativicoccus succinicivorans genomic DNA:
- a CDS encoding efflux RND transporter periplasmic adaptor subunit, giving the protein MMKRKHIWMALGAVVILALLFWGYGAYQKKAAGAAARQQPPTLVNAFTAFQSDTPLLQQYSGHVEAQQKVPVQARVTGYIVEKYVQGGQQVTAGQALYRIDARQYQSSLAAAQANTAQARANYESAVQDLERYRTLIAQGAISDQQFTRQQALVEQYRAVVEANEAQASIAGDNVADTVVRAPFSGTLGVDDLPVGNFVAAGQTPLVTISSTDPIFVTFDLTEAEYLKMTQRQNSSGAWGQELKLQLADGSQYGETGQVVVIDQDMSGGGGQFTVKASFTNPQQILRQGMFVQVISDTEIARNSILIPAQAVQPLLDKKIVTVVDAEHKVSQRPVEVGATYGPYVVITSGIVAGDTVVVEGQAKVRNGQTVQVKMLSRDEVEHPQTRQAAPAAGKQ; this is encoded by the coding sequence ATGATGAAACGTAAGCATATTTGGATGGCGCTCGGCGCGGTAGTGATCCTGGCGTTACTTTTTTGGGGTTATGGCGCATACCAGAAAAAAGCGGCCGGCGCGGCAGCGCGACAACAGCCGCCGACGCTTGTGAATGCGTTCACCGCATTCCAGTCGGATACGCCGCTTTTGCAGCAATACAGCGGCCATGTGGAAGCCCAGCAAAAGGTGCCGGTACAGGCGCGCGTGACGGGCTATATTGTCGAAAAATATGTGCAGGGCGGGCAGCAGGTGACGGCAGGTCAGGCGCTCTACCGCATTGACGCTCGTCAATACCAATCCTCGTTGGCGGCGGCGCAGGCCAATACGGCGCAAGCCCGTGCGAACTATGAAAGCGCCGTGCAGGATCTGGAGCGGTACCGCACGTTGATTGCACAAGGCGCGATCTCCGATCAGCAATTTACGCGGCAACAGGCACTGGTAGAACAATATCGCGCTGTGGTGGAAGCCAACGAAGCGCAGGCCTCCATTGCCGGCGATAACGTCGCCGATACGGTGGTACGCGCGCCGTTCAGCGGCACGCTCGGGGTCGATGATTTACCGGTGGGGAATTTTGTTGCGGCAGGCCAAACGCCGTTGGTGACGATTTCATCCACGGATCCGATTTTCGTTACGTTTGATCTGACGGAAGCGGAGTATTTAAAAATGACGCAGCGGCAAAATTCGTCCGGCGCGTGGGGACAGGAATTGAAATTGCAGCTCGCTGACGGTTCGCAGTACGGTGAAACCGGTCAGGTGGTTGTAATCGATCAGGACATGTCGGGTGGCGGCGGTCAATTCACCGTCAAAGCAAGCTTTACGAATCCGCAACAAATACTGCGTCAGGGTATGTTTGTACAGGTTATTTCCGACACGGAAATCGCGCGCAACAGCATTTTGATTCCGGCGCAAGCGGTACAACCTTTATTGGACAAGAAAATCGTGACCGTGGTGGACGCGGAACATAAAGTGTCGCAACGCCCGGTGGAAGTGGGCGCGACGTACGGTCCGTATGTCGTCATTACCTCCGGTATTGTCGCCGGCGACACGGTAGTGGTCGAAGGACAAGCCAAGGTACGTAACGGTCAGACAGTCCAAGTGAAAATGCTCTCGCGCGATGAAGTAGAACATCCGCAGACGAGACAGGCAGCTCCTGCTGCCGGCAAGCAGTAA
- a CDS encoding efflux RND transporter permease subunit — protein MARFFIDRPIFAIVIALVISIVGGLAMFGLPVDRYPVIAPPKVQVSAMYPGASSEVLSESVAEAIEKQIIGVDNFDSMVSSSSSIGMYSLSVQFETGTDADFASVQVQNRVAQAEAMLPDI, from the coding sequence GTGGCAAGATTCTTTATTGATCGACCGATTTTTGCCATCGTTATCGCCCTGGTCATCTCGATCGTCGGCGGTTTGGCGATGTTCGGTCTGCCGGTGGACCGGTATCCGGTCATTGCGCCGCCGAAAGTACAGGTCAGCGCGATGTATCCCGGCGCGAGCTCCGAGGTATTGAGCGAATCGGTAGCGGAAGCGATTGAAAAGCAAATTATCGGCGTGGATAATTTTGACAGCATGGTGTCGTCGAGTTCGTCTATCGGTATGTATTCATTATCCGTTCAATTTGAAACGGGTACGGACGCCGACTTCGCTTCTGTCCAGGTGCAAAACCGCGTGGCGCAGGCGGAAGCTATGTTGCCGGATATCG